A stretch of Microbulbifer bruguierae DNA encodes these proteins:
- a CDS encoding LacI family DNA-binding transcriptional regulator, producing MKSTINDVAARAGVSIKTVSRVINSEPSVRPTTRKKVMDAVAELHYQPNLAARNLAGSRSYTIALIYDNPNAYYVIDMQNGILETCKARGYELLIHPSNAKSDTVNDELRALVEHSKVAGVVLTPPFSETQSVIDEVKRLGLDYVRIVSSGAAAGDEDNCIQVDDNAAAYDITRHLIEHGHKRIGFLCGGEEHVSTHGRLDGYKDALQQAGISIDPALIIPGEYSFDSGVEGAKRLLAMENPPTAIFASNDEMAAGALFAARLMHIEIPKQLSIVGFEDSPFSRQTWPKLTTAHQPNNEIARCAAALVLNKARSKGAAESASANKDAGITKKFVPELLVRDSTGHSPA from the coding sequence ATGAAGAGCACCATCAATGACGTGGCCGCCAGAGCCGGGGTGTCGATCAAGACCGTTTCACGGGTTATCAACAGCGAACCCTCCGTGCGCCCCACAACCCGCAAGAAAGTCATGGACGCGGTGGCCGAACTCCACTACCAGCCCAACCTTGCCGCCCGCAACCTGGCCGGCAGTCGCAGCTACACCATTGCCCTGATCTACGACAACCCCAACGCCTACTATGTGATCGACATGCAAAACGGCATCCTCGAGACCTGCAAGGCGCGGGGATATGAACTGCTGATTCACCCCAGCAACGCCAAGTCCGATACCGTCAACGATGAACTGCGTGCACTCGTTGAGCACTCCAAGGTCGCCGGCGTGGTACTGACCCCGCCCTTCTCGGAAACCCAGTCAGTCATCGACGAAGTAAAAAGACTCGGTCTCGACTACGTGCGCATTGTGTCCAGCGGTGCCGCTGCGGGGGATGAAGACAACTGCATCCAGGTGGATGACAACGCCGCGGCCTACGACATCACCAGGCATCTGATCGAGCATGGTCACAAGCGGATCGGTTTTCTGTGCGGTGGCGAAGAACACGTGTCCACCCACGGACGTCTTGATGGCTACAAGGACGCCCTGCAACAGGCAGGGATCAGCATCGACCCCGCGCTGATTATTCCGGGGGAATACTCATTCGATTCCGGTGTCGAAGGCGCCAAACGGCTTCTGGCAATGGAAAACCCTCCAACGGCAATCTTCGCCAGCAACGACGAAATGGCGGCCGGTGCGCTGTTTGCCGCGCGCCTGATGCATATTGAAATTCCGAAGCAACTTTCCATCGTCGGCTTCGAGGACAGCCCCTTCTCCCGCCAGACCTGGCCCAAGCTGACCACGGCCCACCAGCCGAACAACGAAATTGCGAGGTGCGCTGCCGCACTGGTGCTGAACAAGGCCCGCAGCAAAGGCGCAGCAGAGTCCGCCTCCGCCAATAAGGATGCTGGCATTACCAAGAAGTTCGTACCCGAACTGCTGGTGCGCGACTCCACCGGCCACTCGCCGGCCTGA
- a CDS encoding DUF6279 family lipoprotein — protein sequence MTTAILHQPALRTASILLSLILLLGGCSSVRLVYDHLDWWMDRTLNKYLDLKGAQKDLLSQRVDEFHRWHRQTQLPRYADQFEQLAAQVDNPDNSPEHLKEVEQQVNGFVQASLGMLVDLLLPILIQLDDKQIDQLAENAREEREESLEKWEKSQRKREKEIRKQAERWLGDLTPAQDAMIDHQVATTAFDPKRRDAQRTLWTDAFIQTLRNKPAGYEKQLREMLTNPQTLWPDDYRQMQEQLRDQARTLAGEILESSTPAQREHLKTTLREYAADFRILAAEPH from the coding sequence ATGACTACCGCGATACTTCACCAGCCCGCCCTGCGCACCGCCAGTATTCTGCTGTCGCTCATTTTATTGCTCGGCGGCTGCTCCAGCGTACGCCTGGTGTACGACCACCTCGACTGGTGGATGGACCGAACCCTCAACAAATATCTCGACCTGAAAGGCGCGCAGAAAGACCTGCTGTCCCAGCGGGTCGATGAATTCCATCGCTGGCACCGCCAGACCCAGCTGCCGCGCTACGCAGACCAGTTCGAGCAACTGGCCGCGCAGGTAGACAACCCGGACAACAGCCCGGAACACTTGAAAGAAGTAGAGCAGCAAGTTAATGGCTTCGTGCAAGCATCTCTGGGAATGCTGGTGGACCTGCTACTGCCGATACTGATACAGCTCGACGACAAGCAGATTGACCAGCTGGCAGAAAATGCCCGCGAAGAGCGCGAGGAGTCGCTGGAGAAATGGGAAAAATCCCAACGCAAGCGGGAAAAGGAAATCCGTAAACAGGCAGAACGCTGGCTCGGCGACCTTACCCCGGCTCAGGATGCGATGATCGACCATCAGGTGGCCACCACCGCTTTCGATCCCAAGCGCCGTGACGCCCAGCGCACCCTGTGGACCGATGCGTTCATCCAGACCTTGCGCAACAAACCTGCGGGCTATGAAAAACAGCTGCGGGAAATGTTGACCAACCCGCAGACCCTGTGGCCCGACGACTACCGCCAAATGCAGGAGCAGCTGCGCGACCAGGCCAGAACCCTCGCCGGTGAGATACTTGAAAGCTCAACGCCCGCACAGCGAGAGCACCTTAAGACCACCCTGCGGGAATACGCGGCGGACTTCCGTATCTTGGCGGCAGAGCCCCACTGA
- the nagA gene encoding N-acetylglucosamine-6-phosphate deacetylase — MAQTYIAEQLFDGEVIHRNVALTIDQGRVVAVGGEPAAGAVSLRGLLAPGLIDVQVNGGGGALFNNDTTVNALGKMSAAHARYGTTGFMPTLITDEVGVMQKAADAVSAAIKEGVPGVLGVHFEGPHLSVPKKGTHEEKFIRPLSDAELAVFARDDLGLKMVTLAPENVAPQDIATLVALGVKVCLGHSNADGDTVAAAIAAGATGFTHLYNAMSPLHSRDPGMVGMALISDGCWCGLIADGHHVSPAAMTLALKAKPRGKVMLVTDAMSLVGSDEMSFPLFDRVVTRHGDKLTSTTGELAGSHLDMIGAVRNIRDWCGVELTEALRMAGLYPAEYLGTDAGRLVAGAPADMILIDDQLQVQKTWIGGREVFSASE; from the coding sequence GTGGCGCAGACGTATATCGCAGAGCAACTGTTTGATGGTGAGGTAATTCACCGCAACGTGGCGCTCACCATTGATCAGGGCAGGGTGGTCGCGGTTGGTGGTGAACCCGCCGCGGGGGCCGTATCACTGCGGGGGCTGCTTGCTCCGGGGCTGATCGACGTGCAGGTCAATGGTGGCGGCGGTGCCCTGTTCAATAACGACACCACCGTCAATGCCCTCGGTAAGATGTCTGCCGCTCACGCCCGCTATGGCACTACGGGCTTCATGCCCACGCTGATTACCGATGAGGTAGGCGTGATGCAGAAGGCCGCCGACGCTGTCAGTGCGGCAATCAAGGAAGGGGTGCCGGGCGTTTTGGGGGTGCACTTCGAAGGGCCGCACCTGAGTGTGCCGAAAAAGGGCACCCACGAAGAAAAATTTATTCGTCCATTGAGTGACGCTGAGCTGGCAGTTTTTGCTCGCGATGACCTGGGCCTGAAGATGGTTACCCTGGCGCCGGAAAACGTGGCACCGCAGGACATTGCAACGCTGGTGGCGCTGGGGGTAAAGGTATGCCTCGGGCATTCCAACGCGGACGGAGATACGGTGGCCGCTGCTATTGCCGCCGGAGCCACAGGTTTCACCCATTTGTATAACGCCATGTCACCACTGCACTCCCGGGATCCGGGAATGGTGGGGATGGCGCTGATCAGCGACGGCTGCTGGTGTGGCTTGATTGCCGACGGTCATCATGTGAGCCCAGCGGCCATGACTCTGGCGCTGAAGGCCAAGCCCCGTGGCAAGGTCATGTTGGTAACCGATGCCATGTCACTGGTAGGTAGTGATGAAATGAGCTTCCCGCTGTTTGATCGGGTTGTGACCCGGCACGGCGACAAGCTGACCTCTACAACCGGTGAACTGGCCGGATCGCATCTGGATATGATCGGCGCGGTGCGCAATATACGCGACTGGTGCGGGGTGGAACTGACCGAAGCATTGCGTATGGCTGGACTGTATCCGGCGGAATATCTGGGGACCGACGCCGGGCGCCTTGTCGCCGGCGCACCGGCGGACATGATTTTGATTGATGACCAGCTTCAGGTGCAGAAAACCTGGATCGGTGGACGGGAAGTTTTTTCAGCAAGTGAATAG
- a CDS encoding aspartate carbamoyltransferase, with amino-acid sequence MDFIGANILSVSQFERGDIDRIFSVADTMVPYARREKVTRVLEGAILGNMFFEPSTRTRVSFGCAFNLLGGTVRETVGVSASSLAKGESLYDTARVLSGYSDVICMRHPQAGSVAEFAEASRVPVVNGGDGANEHPTQALLDLYTIRKELEGKGGSLDNFRIAMIGDLKHGRTVHSLCKLLCLFKNVQLVLVSPGELAMPEMVVEKLREAGHQVTITDQLEPSIKHVDIVYSTRIQEERFESQADADRYRGRFRLNRDIFTRHAEPNTVIMHPLPRDSRAEANELDSDLNEHPSLAIFRQTDNGLLVRMALFAMLLGVDERVDQYARPITWQTRRNEI; translated from the coding sequence ATGGACTTTATCGGCGCCAATATTCTTTCCGTAAGCCAATTCGAACGCGGCGACATCGACCGCATCTTTTCCGTTGCAGACACCATGGTTCCCTACGCCCGCCGGGAAAAAGTTACCCGGGTTCTCGAGGGCGCAATCCTCGGCAATATGTTTTTCGAACCAAGCACCCGCACCCGGGTGAGCTTTGGTTGTGCCTTCAACCTGCTCGGCGGCACAGTGCGCGAGACGGTTGGCGTATCTGCCAGCTCGCTGGCCAAGGGCGAATCCCTGTATGACACCGCACGTGTACTTTCCGGATACTCCGATGTGATCTGCATGCGTCACCCTCAAGCCGGTTCCGTGGCGGAGTTTGCGGAGGCGAGCCGGGTGCCGGTAGTGAATGGTGGTGACGGCGCCAACGAGCACCCGACCCAGGCGTTGCTCGACCTTTACACCATCCGTAAGGAGCTGGAAGGCAAGGGCGGTTCGCTCGACAATTTCCGCATCGCCATGATCGGTGACCTTAAGCATGGCCGCACCGTGCACTCCCTGTGCAAGTTACTGTGTTTATTCAAAAACGTGCAATTGGTCCTGGTATCGCCGGGGGAGCTGGCCATGCCGGAGATGGTGGTGGAGAAGCTGCGAGAGGCGGGGCACCAGGTGACGATTACCGATCAACTGGAGCCGTCGATCAAACATGTGGATATCGTCTATTCCACGCGTATCCAGGAAGAGCGTTTTGAATCCCAGGCGGACGCCGACCGTTACCGCGGCCGCTTCCGCCTCAACCGGGATATTTTCACCCGCCACGCGGAACCCAATACGGTGATCATGCACCCCCTGCCCCGGGACTCCCGTGCGGAGGCGAACGAACTGGACTCGGATCTGAATGAGCATCCGAGCCTGGCGATTTTCCGCCAGACGGACAACGGACTTCTGGTGAGGATGGCCTTGTTTGCCATGCTGCTGGGAGTGGATGAGCGGGTGGACCAGTACGCGCGGCCGATTACCTGGCAAACGCGGCGCAACGAAATCTGA
- a CDS encoding sugar MFS transporter, whose amino-acid sequence MNTAVIAQSETRSSVLPMVIIGLLFFIFGFVTWLNGALIPFLQTICELSAFQAMLVASAFYIAYTVMALPMAAIIERTGYKVGMALGLVLVAVGALVFIPAAYSRMFGIFLLAQFVVGSGLTILQTASNPYVVKLGSADTAAVRICIMGLLNKGAGIVAPLVFAALVMSGISGVSNAELAALDSAAKDIKLSELAGQLVTPYIGMAILGFVLAVAMMFAPLPNIEDEAVEGQEEAAVTLMGLKKFPQLILGAIALFFYVGVEVIAGDAIGLLGKQAGLDTAVASVLTSYTMVFMVLGYIYGTIAIPRFITQQTALLISAVLGIVFTFAVMSGSLESTVMSAATLAHFGLPEIPNAVYFVALLGFANAMCWPAIWPLALEGLGKFTSKGAALLIMGISGGAILPPLYGHFADTGDGQLAYVLAIPAYLFILFYALKGHKMRSWK is encoded by the coding sequence ATGAATACAGCAGTCATTGCTCAGAGCGAAACGCGCAGCAGCGTTTTGCCAATGGTGATCATCGGCCTTCTGTTTTTTATCTTCGGCTTTGTGACCTGGCTGAACGGGGCCCTGATCCCATTCCTGCAGACCATCTGTGAGCTGAGTGCCTTTCAGGCGATGCTGGTGGCTTCTGCGTTTTATATTGCCTACACCGTGATGGCGTTGCCCATGGCAGCCATCATTGAGCGCACCGGCTACAAAGTCGGGATGGCCTTGGGGCTGGTGCTGGTTGCGGTGGGCGCGCTGGTATTTATCCCGGCGGCTTACAGCCGTATGTTCGGTATCTTCCTGCTGGCGCAGTTTGTGGTGGGCTCCGGTCTCACTATCCTGCAGACCGCGTCCAACCCTTATGTGGTCAAACTGGGTTCGGCAGACACGGCTGCGGTGCGTATCTGCATTATGGGTCTGCTCAATAAGGGCGCGGGTATTGTTGCACCTCTGGTGTTTGCCGCTTTGGTAATGTCCGGGATCAGCGGTGTATCCAATGCGGAGCTCGCTGCTCTGGACTCAGCAGCGAAAGATATCAAGCTTTCCGAGTTGGCTGGTCAGTTGGTGACCCCCTACATCGGTATGGCTATTCTCGGATTTGTGTTGGCCGTCGCCATGATGTTTGCGCCGTTGCCCAACATTGAAGACGAAGCAGTGGAGGGGCAGGAAGAAGCGGCGGTTACCCTGATGGGGCTGAAAAAATTCCCGCAGTTGATTCTCGGAGCCATTGCCTTGTTTTTCTACGTGGGTGTGGAAGTGATCGCCGGTGACGCCATAGGATTGCTGGGTAAGCAGGCGGGCCTGGATACTGCGGTTGCCTCTGTTCTGACCTCGTACACCATGGTGTTCATGGTTCTGGGTTACATCTACGGCACCATCGCCATTCCGCGCTTTATCACTCAGCAGACTGCGCTGCTAATTTCTGCGGTCCTGGGTATTGTGTTCACCTTTGCGGTCATGAGTGGCTCGCTGGAAAGCACTGTCATGTCCGCGGCGACCTTGGCGCACTTCGGGCTGCCCGAGATTCCGAATGCGGTTTACTTTGTAGCACTGCTCGGCTTCGCCAATGCCATGTGCTGGCCGGCGATCTGGCCGCTGGCGCTGGAAGGCCTGGGTAAATTTACCTCCAAAGGCGCGGCACTGCTGATCATGGGTATTTCCGGAGGTGCGATTTTGCCACCGCTGTACGGCCACTTTGCAGATACTGGTGACGGTCAGTTGGCCTACGTTCTGGCGATTCCCGCCTACCTGTTCATCCTGTTTTACGCCCTGAAAGGGCACAAGATGCGCAGTTGGAAGTAA
- the nagK gene encoding N-acetylglucosamine kinase, translating to MVASRKSRDILYVGVDGGGSKCRASIFDADNRLLGTGVSGPANPLHGYAQTIDSIVRSAALAVAEAGLPAETLGELVAGVGLAGVNMPRLYNEMLAWAHPFKQMFLTTDQHSACLGAHRGGDGAVIIAGTGSVGYAWTGGRKVIVGGHGFPHGDKGSGAWLGMEAIKYVLMVMDGLAENSMLSREVQKALGTDDPYDVIEMMAGKPSSQYARLAVPVVECAEANCPVAASIMRDGADYISDLADKLMESRPPRLAMIGGLAPRLKPWLKPHVAEKMSDPLDPPELGCVYFAQQSLAALADGDAKVAEESDSKALFG from the coding sequence ATGGTTGCTTCGAGAAAAAGCAGGGACATCCTTTATGTTGGTGTAGATGGTGGTGGCAGCAAATGTCGCGCTTCCATCTTTGACGCCGACAATCGCCTGCTGGGCACCGGTGTTTCCGGACCCGCCAACCCACTTCACGGTTACGCTCAAACGATTGATTCCATCGTGCGCTCCGCCGCCCTGGCCGTGGCAGAAGCTGGTCTGCCGGCAGAAACCCTGGGGGAGCTGGTGGCCGGCGTTGGCCTTGCGGGCGTCAATATGCCGCGCCTGTATAACGAAATGCTGGCCTGGGCTCACCCATTCAAACAGATGTTCCTCACTACTGATCAGCACTCCGCCTGTCTCGGTGCTCACCGTGGCGGCGATGGGGCGGTCATCATCGCTGGTACCGGTTCTGTAGGCTACGCCTGGACAGGCGGTCGCAAAGTCATTGTCGGTGGTCACGGCTTTCCCCATGGGGACAAGGGCAGCGGTGCCTGGCTGGGTATGGAAGCTATCAAGTATGTACTGATGGTTATGGACGGACTGGCGGAAAATTCGATGCTCAGCCGTGAAGTGCAGAAGGCATTGGGTACCGACGATCCCTACGACGTGATTGAAATGATGGCGGGTAAGCCGTCCAGTCAATACGCCAGGCTGGCGGTGCCGGTGGTCGAGTGCGCAGAGGCAAACTGTCCAGTCGCAGCTTCGATCATGCGCGATGGTGCGGACTATATCAGCGATCTTGCAGATAAGTTGATGGAGAGCAGGCCCCCGCGTCTGGCCATGATTGGCGGTCTGGCACCGCGCCTGAAACCCTGGCTGAAACCCCATGTGGCGGAGAAGATGTCAGATCCGCTGGACCCCCCGGAACTGGGCTGTGTGTACTTTGCCCAGCAATCACTGGCGGCATTGGCAGATGGGGATGCCAAGGTGGCGGAAGAGTCCGATAGCAAAGCGCTCTTTGGATAA
- a CDS encoding phosphate ABC transporter substrate-binding protein produces MEGSRRIRSSRGKTILSMLSALLLLLAGTVLATESGPRTLFRLTGSNTIGADLAPALVKEYLQSLGAADISQRSDGEKHWISAQLNGEPVIVPIIAQGSSTGFKALDEDSADIAMASRKINTKEIDLLARFGDFAGPQAEHVIGLDALVITVHKDNPITQLSMAQLAQIYRGEIRNWAQLGGADLVIRPLHRDMDSGTRATFDEEVFGGSRTANPFTYEVSGNHETRSLVSRDRGAIGYLPFADADGMHKVAVKAGELAAVVPDRGIIATEDFPLTRRLYLYRNPIRYNPQIGAFLHFVESHVGQRVVAGIGFINLTPVALQIAPYANAPQNYHTLMQTGSRLSISFRFADGSSELDNRALRDLHRLQDFMAAAENRNLSLTLVGFSDHKANSNISNLISRFRALKVQGALLREHQLGDSQIMSVGAFAPLTADSEQGPVKNSRVEVWIN; encoded by the coding sequence ATGGAAGGCAGCCGCAGAATCAGAAGCAGTCGCGGAAAAACCATTCTTTCAATGCTGTCGGCACTGCTCCTGCTGCTTGCCGGCACAGTGCTCGCCACCGAAAGCGGCCCCAGAACCCTGTTCCGACTGACCGGCTCCAACACCATTGGCGCCGACCTGGCCCCGGCCCTGGTAAAAGAATACCTGCAGTCCCTCGGCGCCGCCGATATCAGCCAGCGCAGCGACGGCGAAAAACACTGGATCAGCGCGCAGCTCAACGGCGAGCCAGTTATCGTTCCCATCATTGCCCAGGGATCCAGCACCGGCTTCAAGGCGCTGGATGAAGACAGTGCCGATATCGCCATGGCCTCGCGCAAAATCAACACCAAAGAAATCGACCTGCTGGCCCGCTTCGGTGACTTTGCCGGCCCCCAGGCAGAACACGTGATTGGCCTGGATGCACTGGTGATCACGGTGCACAAAGATAACCCCATCACCCAGCTGAGCATGGCGCAACTGGCCCAGATTTACCGTGGTGAAATTCGCAACTGGGCGCAGCTGGGCGGAGCGGATCTGGTCATTCGCCCGCTGCACCGGGACATGGATTCCGGCACCCGTGCGACCTTCGATGAGGAGGTATTCGGCGGCAGTCGCACTGCCAACCCGTTTACCTACGAAGTCTCCGGCAACCACGAGACCCGCTCCCTGGTATCCCGTGATCGCGGCGCTATCGGCTACCTGCCATTTGCCGATGCAGACGGCATGCACAAAGTGGCAGTCAAGGCCGGAGAACTGGCGGCAGTGGTGCCCGACCGCGGGATCATTGCCACCGAGGACTTTCCTCTTACCCGCCGCCTTTATCTTTACCGCAACCCGATTCGCTACAATCCGCAGATTGGAGCCTTCCTGCATTTTGTCGAATCACACGTTGGCCAACGCGTGGTCGCCGGCATCGGCTTTATCAACCTCACCCCGGTGGCACTGCAAATTGCACCTTACGCCAACGCCCCACAAAACTACCACACGCTGATGCAGACCGGCTCCCGCCTGAGCATCTCCTTCCGCTTTGCCGATGGCAGCAGCGAACTGGACAACCGCGCCCTGCGCGACCTGCACCGCCTGCAGGACTTCATGGCAGCGGCCGAAAACCGCAACCTCTCCCTGACACTGGTGGGCTTCTCCGACCATAAGGCCAACAGCAATATCTCCAACCTGATTTCCCGTTTCCGCGCTCTCAAGGTACAGGGAGCCCTGCTGCGCGAACACCAGCTGGGCGACAGCCAGATTATGTCTGTCGGCGCCTTTGCTCCCCTTACCGCCGACAGCGAACAGGGACCAGTCAAAAACAGTCGCGTGGAAGTCTGGATTAACTAA
- a CDS encoding aminotransferase class I/II-fold pyridoxal phosphate-dependent enzyme: MRIETAQRDQLQQWEKELEQQYQRICQHNLSLDLTRGKPSADQLALSDELDGILNGDYRAPDGTDTRNYGGLEGILAARELGADILQVPHDEVLAGGSSSLTLMYHAVLTGYLFGFAGNQPWKDMSAPKFLCPVPGYDRHFSICEQLGIAMETVPMTATGPDMDVLEQKIREDDQIIGLWCVPKFSNPTGVTYDADTVDRLAQLAKIANPGFRIFWDNAYAIHDLDHQVKLPNIREAALGNDTADSVLQFASTSKVTHAGAGVAFVSASPANLASLKKQMSAMTIGPDKVNQLRHVRLFPELSQLKEHMEKHAEILRPKFACVLEHLDKNFVDSDLGEWETPKGGYFVSFNTRPDCAQEVIRLSAEAGVKLTPAGATFPYGKDPENTNIRIAPSFPPLEELDTAMSIFVLCVKLASVRKALEAA, translated from the coding sequence GTGCGTATCGAAACCGCCCAACGCGACCAGCTGCAACAGTGGGAAAAGGAACTGGAACAGCAATACCAGCGCATTTGCCAGCACAACCTGAGCCTGGACCTGACCCGCGGTAAGCCGTCTGCGGACCAGCTGGCCCTCTCCGATGAACTGGACGGAATTCTCAACGGCGACTACCGCGCCCCGGACGGCACCGACACCCGTAACTACGGTGGCCTCGAAGGCATCCTCGCCGCGCGCGAACTGGGCGCCGATATTCTGCAGGTACCGCACGACGAAGTACTCGCCGGCGGCAGCAGCTCCCTGACCCTGATGTACCACGCGGTGCTCACCGGCTACCTGTTCGGCTTTGCCGGCAACCAGCCATGGAAAGACATGAGCGCACCGAAGTTCCTGTGTCCGGTGCCCGGCTACGACCGCCACTTCTCCATCTGCGAACAGCTCGGTATCGCCATGGAGACAGTGCCGATGACCGCCACCGGTCCGGACATGGACGTGCTGGAACAGAAAATCCGCGAAGACGACCAGATCATCGGTCTCTGGTGCGTCCCCAAATTCTCCAACCCCACCGGCGTCACCTACGATGCCGATACCGTCGACCGCCTCGCGCAGCTGGCCAAAATCGCCAATCCCGGCTTCCGCATTTTCTGGGACAACGCCTACGCCATCCACGATCTGGACCACCAGGTAAAACTGCCGAACATCCGTGAAGCGGCGCTGGGTAACGACACCGCAGATTCCGTATTGCAGTTCGCTTCCACTTCCAAGGTGACCCACGCCGGTGCCGGTGTTGCTTTCGTCAGTGCCAGCCCCGCCAACCTGGCGTCCCTGAAAAAACAGATGTCCGCCATGACCATCGGCCCGGACAAGGTCAATCAGCTGCGTCATGTGCGTCTGTTCCCGGAGCTTTCCCAGCTGAAGGAGCATATGGAAAAACACGCGGAAATCCTGCGTCCGAAATTTGCCTGTGTACTGGAGCATCTGGACAAGAACTTTGTGGATTCCGACCTGGGCGAATGGGAAACCCCGAAGGGCGGCTACTTTGTCTCCTTCAACACCCGCCCCGATTGTGCCCAGGAAGTGATTCGCCTGTCGGCGGAAGCCGGCGTAAAGCTCACCCCTGCCGGCGCCACCTTCCCCTATGGCAAGGACCCGGAAAACACCAACATCCGCATCGCCCCCAGCTTCCCGCCGCTGGAAGAGCTGGACACTGCGATGTCGATTTTTGTGTTGTGTGTGAAACTGGCCAGTGTGCGCAAGGCACTGGAAGCGGCCTGA
- the nagB-II gene encoding glucosamine-6-phosphate deaminase NagB-II, with amino-acid sequence MSAATPVEGNKVDASMTMTVMEREAREAPSRIAEQLQSNAPIMAELGERLRNKPPRFVMIVGRGSSDHAGVFAKYLIEIETGTPTFAAAPSVSSVYGKKLKLEDALVVVISQSGRSPDILAQAQMAKDAGAYTIALVNDESAPIKDIVDQVVPLKAGPELAVAATKSYLATLAAVLQLVANWTQDEALKAGVDRLPEVLSEAVESGVQLRPEDLAEVKNLVVLGRGPGYGITRELALKLKEVCNIHAESFSSAEFLHGPVTLVEQKLTVVNVPIEDESFQAHSEQIADIIRRGGTLINLHVPSKSVHPRIAPLALLQRFYLDVAHVAVSRGINPDEPAGLKKVTQTV; translated from the coding sequence ATGAGTGCAGCGACTCCCGTTGAGGGCAACAAGGTGGATGCATCTATGACGATGACCGTAATGGAGCGCGAGGCCCGCGAAGCCCCGAGCCGGATTGCCGAACAACTGCAGAGCAATGCCCCCATCATGGCGGAGCTGGGCGAGCGCCTGCGCAACAAGCCGCCGCGCTTTGTGATGATCGTCGGCCGTGGCTCATCCGACCACGCCGGTGTGTTCGCCAAGTACCTGATCGAAATCGAAACCGGCACGCCGACCTTCGCCGCTGCGCCGTCGGTTTCCAGTGTGTACGGTAAAAAACTCAAGCTGGAAGATGCACTGGTTGTCGTGATTTCCCAGTCTGGCCGCAGTCCCGACATTCTTGCGCAGGCGCAAATGGCCAAAGACGCTGGTGCTTACACCATTGCCTTGGTAAACGATGAAAGCGCGCCGATCAAAGATATCGTCGATCAGGTGGTGCCGCTGAAGGCGGGTCCTGAGCTGGCAGTTGCCGCTACCAAGAGTTATCTCGCCACCCTGGCTGCGGTACTCCAACTGGTGGCTAACTGGACTCAGGATGAAGCGCTGAAAGCTGGTGTCGACAGGCTGCCTGAGGTGCTGAGCGAAGCGGTCGAGTCCGGTGTGCAGCTGCGCCCGGAAGATCTGGCGGAGGTGAAGAATCTGGTGGTGCTGGGGCGCGGTCCCGGCTACGGCATTACCCGTGAGCTGGCGCTGAAGTTGAAGGAAGTGTGCAACATCCACGCGGAGTCCTTCTCCAGTGCGGAATTCCTGCACGGTCCGGTGACGCTGGTGGAACAGAAGCTGACCGTGGTAAACGTGCCGATCGAAGACGAATCCTTCCAGGCACACAGCGAGCAAATCGCTGACATCATTCGCCGCGGCGGTACCCTGATCAATCTGCATGTGCCCAGCAAAAGTGTGCATCCGCGTATCGCACCTCTGGCGCTGCTGCAGCGTTTTTATCTCGATGTTGCCCATGTGGCGGTGAGTCGCGGCATCAATCCGGATGAACCGGCCGGCCTGAAAAAAGTCACCCAGACTGTGTAA